A section of the Ogataea parapolymorpha DL-1 chromosome II, whole genome shotgun sequence genome encodes:
- a CDS encoding E3 ubiquitin-protein ligase RAD18 has translation MATFTDPLDSITDPSDWADSSFPNLSKLDSLLRCHICKDFLKAPVLTSCDHIFCSVCIRRSLESDKKCPLCHEETYESKLRKVLLLDEISSWFTRNRPELLDKHRPTANNTPEPVAAPEPEKPAVPLRYESRKKRAAEEPLVECPVCSTFMSADELQTSHIDSCLANKRARPSPSRPVISSFFKKERTPQTQPEFVKKKTKITNLDPTISTNKLKEKLNYWNLPTSGTRHQMETRMKEFISMYNANLDSVNPVDDRVLINRLMKWEGTYSLSKTAGDTEEDGAQWRRKYQKEYDELIKQARANMNRINTKLDSTD, from the coding sequence ATGGCGACATTCACCGATCCGCTCGACTCCATCACCGATCCGAGCGACTGGGCCGACTCCAGTTTCCCAAACCTGTCCAAGCTAGATTCGCTTCTCCGCTGCCACATTTGCAAAGATTTTCTAAAGGCCCCGGTGTTGACGTCCTGCGACCATATATTCTGCTCTGTGTGTATCAGACGCAGTTTGGAGAGCGACAAGAAATGTCCTTTGTGTCATGAGGAAACGTACGAAAGCAAGCTGCGCAAGGtgcttcttctggacgagatATCATCGTGGTTCACACGAAACCGACCAGAACTGCTTGACAAACACAGGCCGACTGCGAATAACACCCCAGAGCCCGTGGCTGCACCAGAGCCGGAAAAACCTGCAGTGCCGCTCAGATACGAGTCGCGCAAGAAACGCGCGGCCGAGGAGCCGCTCGTGGAGTGTCCGGTATGCTCCACGTTCATGTCTGCGGACGAGCTGCAGACATCCCATATAGACAGTTGTCTGGCCAACAAGCGGGCCAGGCCGAGCCCGAGCCGGCCGGTGATTTCGAGttttttcaagaaagagcgCACGCCCCAGACACAGCCCGAGTtcgtcaagaagaagaccaagaTCACCAATTTGGACCCGACTATATCCaccaacaagctcaaggaaaagCTTAACTATTGGAACCTTCCGACAAGCGGGACACGGCACCAGATGGAAACCCGGATGAAGGAGTTTATCAGCATGTATAACGCGAATCTGGACTCGGTAAATCCCGTTGACGACCGCGTGTTGATCAACCGGCTCATGAAATGGGAAGGGACGTACTCGCTGAGCAAAACGGCGGGCGACACCGAGGAGGATGGTGCGCAGTGGCGCAGAAAGTACCAAAAGGAATACGACGAACTGATAAAACAGGCCAGAGCCAACATGAACCGCATCAATACCAAATTAGATAGTACCGATTAA